The Deltaproteobacteria bacterium genomic sequence CTCGGCGACCTCGAAGCGCTCGCGGTCATCTCGAAGCTGTACTTCGAGGGACTCGTGGTCGAGGCGCCAGCGGAGCCGGACGACGTGGACCTCGGCGCGGACGTGGTCGACGGCGTGCTCGGCCGGCGCACGGACCGCGTGCCGGTCGTGCCGCCCGCGGCCGACGCGGCCGGCGCGCTGCGCGAGCGCGGCGCGCGCGCCGACACGCCGGTCGAGGTGCCGCCGGTGCCGGCCGCCGGGGATGCGGCGGCGACGCGCGCACCGGACCGCGCGGACGACGAGGGGAACGGCGCGGGCGCGGAGACGCGGCGGCGGTCGACGCTGCGCGGGCTGCAGAAGGCGGAGCTCGCGGTCGCGCCGGCCGAGGCGGCCGACGGTCCGGCGGACGGCGAGGTCGCCGCGGAGGCACCCGGTACGGCGTCCGCATCCTCGGTCGGCGCGGACGGCGAGGTGGCCGCAGAGGCACCGGACGCCGCCGGCGCGGCACTCGCCGCCGGCGACGCGCTCGCCGCCGGCGACGGGGACGCCGCCGCCGCGCCCGCGGCCACCGACCCGGCCGCCGCGGACGCGACGCCGTCGGGCGAGTGGGACGCGTCCGCGACCGACCCGACGCCGCTGCCGCCGCCGGTGCCGGGCACGCTGCTGGACGACTCGGGGGCGCACCCGGCCGTGCCCGACTCGGGCCGCCACGTGATCTCGTCGGCCGGCGCCGACATCCACTCGGTGTCCGGCGAAGTGGCGGTCCAGCCGGCGCCGCCCGAGCCCGACGTGCCGGCGCGCGAACTGTTGACCATCGAACCATCCGTGCGCCGCCGGTCGGCGGTGTTGCAGGCGATCGAAGAGCTGGAGCCGGTCGCACCCGCGCTCGACGACCTCACTCCGCGCGTGGAGGACGGGCGCGCCGACGATGCGCGCGACCGTGCTGCGGACGCCCCGCCGGAGCCGGCCGGCGAACGCACCGTGGACGCCGCGCCGCCAGGGCGGTCGCTGGCACCGCTGGCGGCGATCGCGGCCGTCGCCGCGATCGGCGTCGGCGCGTACGTGCTCGGTGGCCGCGACACGCCGCGAACGGCCGCGCGGCCGGATGCCGGCGGCACCGCCGTCGCCGCCGCGGCGCCGGTCGTCGCGACGCCCCCACGCGATGCGGCGGACGCCGCCACGCCACCGCCGCGCATGCCGCCGGCGGACGCGGCTTTGGCCCCGCCGGCGGTCGCGCCGCGCCCGGCCCCCGCGCCGGCGCCCCCGCGCCCGGCGCGACCGGACGCCGCCCCGGCCCGACCCGCGCCAGCGGACGCGGCGCCGGTTCGCCCCGCTGCGCGCGCCGCGGTGCGGTACGACGCGGGCGCACCGCCGGCCGCCGATCCCCGGGCCGCCTACCGCGCCGCGCGCGCCGCCTACCGCGCCCGGCGCTACGCCGACGCGCTGGCGGCCATCGACCGCGCGCTCGCCGCCGCACCGGATGACCCGCGCTACCTCGACCTCAAGGCGAATGCGCTGCTCGCGCTCGGCCGGCGCGACGAGGCGCGCGCCGCGGCCGACCGCGCCGTGCAGGTCGCGCCCAACCGCGCGTCGGCGTGGCTCACGAAGGGCATGATCCACTACGAACTCGAAGACTACGACGCCGCCCGCGCCGCGTTCGAGCGCTACCTCGACCTCGACCCGATCAGCCCGCGATCGGACGACATCCGCGACCTGCTCGACAGCATGTGATCCGCACCCGCGCGCCGGCCGGCGCGGCGCCGGCGTTGTGGTAGACCCGTCCCATGCTCGTGCTCGGGCTCGAGAGTTCCTGCGACGAAACGGCCGCCGCGGTGGTCGAAGACGGCTGCCGCGCGCTGTCGGACGTCGTGGCGTCGCAGGTCGACGTTCACGCGCGGTTCGGCGGCGTCGTGCCCGAGCTGGCGTCGCGCCGGCACATCGCCAACGTCGTGCCGGTCGTCGACGCCGCGCTCGCCGACGCCGGCGTGTCGCTCGACGACATCGACGGCATCGCGGTCACCCGTGGCCCCGGCCTCGTCGGCGCGCTGCTCGTCGCGCTGCAGACCGCCAAGGCGATGGCCTACGCGCGCGGACTGCCGCTCGTCGGCGTGCACCACCTCGAAGGGCACCTCACGGCCATCGACCTCGAGCCGCCGCCGCACCCGCCGTTTCCGCACCTGGCGCTGCTCGTGTCCGGCGGCCACACGTCGATCATCCGGGTCGACGGGCGGGGCGCGCTGGTCGAACTCGGCGCGACGCGCGACGACGCGGCGGGCGAGGCGTTCGACAAGGTGGCCAAGATGCTCGGTCTCGGCTACCCGGGAGGCGTCCAGATCGACCGGCTCGCGCGCGGCGGCGACCCGACCGGCGTGCCGATGCCCAGGCTGATGGCGAAGGCCGAAACCGGCTACGACTTCTCGTTCAGCGGCGTCAAGACCGCGGTGCTCAACTGGCTGCGCGACCACGGCGTCCCGTCCGGCCAGGCGCTCGCCGACCTGTGCGCGAGCTTCCAGGCGACGGTCGTCGAGGTGCTCGTCCGCAAGACCCGCCAGGCGGTCGCCGACACCGGCCTGACCGCCGTGCAGCTCGCCGGCGGGGTCGCCGCCAACTCCGCGCTGCGCGCCGCACTGCGCGCCGCTGGCGCCGAGGACGGCTTCGACGTGTTCATCCCGTCGCCCGGTCGTTGCACCGACAACGCCGCGATGATCGCGGCCGCCGGCTACCACAAGCTGGTGGCCGGCGAGCGCGCCCCGCTCGACCTCAACGCGACCGCGAGCCTGCGGTTGCCGGCACCGTGACCGTGGACGCGCGCGAGCTGCTGCGGCGCTACGGGCTGTCGGCGAAGAAGTCGTGGGGCCAGAACTTTCTGGTCAACGACGGCGTCTACCGCACGATCGTCGACGCGACCGTCGAATCGGACGCCGACTGGATCGTCGAGATCGGCAGCGGCCTCGGCACGCTCACGGCGCGCCTGTCCGACCGCGTGCCGGCCGGGCGCGTCATCGCGGTCGAGCGCGACCGCGACATGATCGCGGTGCTGCGCGGCGAACTCGGCGACCGGCCGAACGTCGATATCGCCGAACGCGACGCCAAGCAGGTCGACTACGGCGCGATCGCCGCGCGCCGCGGCGGGCCGGTCGCCGTGTGCGGCAACCTCCCCTATCAGATCTCGTCGCCGATCCTGTTTTCGCTGATCGACCAGCGGCGGCACGTCGCGCGCGCGGTCGTGATGCTCCAGCGCGAGGTCGCCGAGCGTCTCGTCGCCCCGCCCGGCACCCGGGCCTACGGCGCGGTCACCGCGATCCTCGGCGCCGTCGCCGACGTCGACCTCGTGGCGCGCGTGCGGCCGGGCTCGTTCTTCCCGCCGCCCAAGGTCGAGTCGGCCGTCGTCGCGATCCGCCCGCTGGCCCGGCCGCGCGCCGCGATCGCCGACGAGCGCCACTTTCGCGACGTGGTGCACGCCGCGTTCGCGCAGCGCCGCAAGACCGTGCGCAACGCGCTGCGCGCCGCGTTTCCCGCCGCCGCGGTGGACGCGGCGTTCGCCGCGGCGGGCGTCGACGGCGCGCGGCGCGGCGAGACGCTGTCGATCGAGGAGCTGGC encodes the following:
- a CDS encoding tetratricopeptide repeat protein; the protein is LGDLEALAVISKLYFEGLVVEAPAEPDDVDLGADVVDGVLGRRTDRVPVVPPAADAAGALRERGARADTPVEVPPVPAAGDAAATRAPDRADDEGNGAGAETRRRSTLRGLQKAELAVAPAEAADGPADGEVAAEAPGTASASSVGADGEVAAEAPDAAGAALAAGDALAAGDGDAAAAPAATDPAAADATPSGEWDASATDPTPLPPPVPGTLLDDSGAHPAVPDSGRHVISSAGADIHSVSGEVAVQPAPPEPDVPARELLTIEPSVRRRSAVLQAIEELEPVAPALDDLTPRVEDGRADDARDRAADAPPEPAGERTVDAAPPGRSLAPLAAIAAVAAIGVGAYVLGGRDTPRTAARPDAGGTAVAAAAPVVATPPRDAADAATPPPRMPPADAALAPPAVAPRPAPAPAPPRPARPDAAPARPAPADAAPVRPAARAAVRYDAGAPPAADPRAAYRAARAAYRARRYADALAAIDRALAAAPDDPRYLDLKANALLALGRRDEARAAADRAVQVAPNRASAWLTKGMIHYELEDYDAARAAFERYLDLDPISPRSDDIRDLLDSM
- the rsmA gene encoding ribosomal RNA small subunit methyltransferase A, whose amino-acid sequence is MTVDARELLRRYGLSAKKSWGQNFLVNDGVYRTIVDATVESDADWIVEIGSGLGTLTARLSDRVPAGRVIAVERDRDMIAVLRGELGDRPNVDIAERDAKQVDYGAIAARRGGPVAVCGNLPYQISSPILFSLIDQRRHVARAVVMLQREVAERLVAPPGTRAYGAVTAILGAVADVDLVARVRPGSFFPPPKVESAVVAIRPLARPRAAIADERHFRDVVHAAFAQRRKTVRNALRAAFPAAAVDAAFAAAGVDGARRGETLSIEELAAVAAGLPHREA
- the tsaD gene encoding tRNA (adenosine(37)-N6)-threonylcarbamoyltransferase complex transferase subunit TsaD, which produces MLVLGLESSCDETAAAVVEDGCRALSDVVASQVDVHARFGGVVPELASRRHIANVVPVVDAALADAGVSLDDIDGIAVTRGPGLVGALLVALQTAKAMAYARGLPLVGVHHLEGHLTAIDLEPPPHPPFPHLALLVSGGHTSIIRVDGRGALVELGATRDDAAGEAFDKVAKMLGLGYPGGVQIDRLARGGDPTGVPMPRLMAKAETGYDFSFSGVKTAVLNWLRDHGVPSGQALADLCASFQATVVEVLVRKTRQAVADTGLTAVQLAGGVAANSALRAALRAAGAEDGFDVFIPSPGRCTDNAAMIAAAGYHKLVAGERAPLDLNATASLRLPAP